One window from the genome of bacterium encodes:
- a CDS encoding mechanosensitive ion channel, whose translation MMNTIDNLFRDPVFVKVFMTLSAFVFIGAFVAFFRRLLTVLSVADERKSRYKRLISITAAIVFVIIFLRVWIYPLLMSLFSPSISGKVLSSIFLFLVVSIAAFFAGRLLIPREMESEKKNQYQKLINAAFLALYLIFMVQVWSDVQIFRDTIVRRIISSVVSFTIIYIIFVFVRKFINSLKIDIAKRHVYRKRATYTTTLIYLLLLIPIWAGSTKQWATVFSVTGAGVALALRDVLLNLAGWVYIVFRRPYREGDRIEMDTIKGDVIDIQLFQTTLLEIGNWVGGDQSTGRMIQLPNGKIFQMPLFNYTKGFEYIWDEVSILVTFESDWHKAEEMLLKAGDEVSRDIQYQVKSKIRRLESKYLIYYTTFTPIVYIDIKESGVQLTLRFLTETKKRRSWENIISRKIMEDINSLTDVALAYPTVRVYKSGENSSDNK comes from the coding sequence ATGATGAATACAATTGATAATTTATTCAGAGACCCTGTATTCGTAAAGGTCTTTATGACATTATCAGCATTTGTTTTTATAGGGGCGTTTGTGGCATTTTTCAGACGGCTTCTTACAGTGCTTTCAGTAGCAGATGAAAGAAAGTCGAGATACAAGCGCCTGATAAGCATTACAGCGGCTATTGTCTTTGTAATAATTTTCCTGAGAGTCTGGATATATCCGCTTCTTATGTCTCTGTTTAGCCCAAGTATATCAGGAAAAGTTTTAAGTTCTATTTTTCTCTTCCTTGTGGTCAGCATTGCAGCTTTTTTTGCAGGCAGGCTTCTTATCCCGAGGGAAATGGAATCGGAGAAAAAGAATCAGTATCAAAAATTAATTAATGCTGCTTTCCTTGCCCTGTATCTGATTTTTATGGTACAAGTCTGGTCTGATGTTCAGATTTTCAGGGATACAATTGTACGGCGTATAATTTCCTCGGTAGTATCTTTTACTATTATTTATATTATTTTCGTTTTTGTCAGGAAGTTTATTAATTCTCTGAAAATTGATATTGCAAAGCGGCATGTTTATCGTAAACGTGCAACATATACAACTACACTTATATATCTGCTTTTACTTATTCCGATATGGGCAGGATCCACAAAGCAGTGGGCAACTGTTTTTTCAGTTACCGGCGCAGGTGTTGCTCTTGCTCTGCGGGATGTTCTGTTGAACCTTGCAGGCTGGGTGTACATTGTTTTCCGCAGGCCGTACCGTGAAGGCGACCGTATAGAAATGGACACAATAAAAGGTGATGTCATTGATATACAGCTTTTCCAGACAACACTGCTTGAGATCGGCAACTGGGTCGGAGGCGATCAGAGTACCGGCCGGATGATACAGTTACCTAACGGAAAAATATTTCAGATGCCGCTTTTTAACTACACAAAGGGCTTTGAATATATATGGGATGAAGTTTCCATTCTTGTTACATTTGAGAGCGACTGGCATAAAGCGGAAGAGATGCTTTTAAAAGCAGGGGATGAAGTAAGCCGTGATATTCAGTATCAGGTAAAGAGTAAAATCAGAAGGCTGGAGAGTAAATATCTTATCTATTATACTACATTCACGCCGATTGTTTACATTGATATTAAAGAGAGCGGCGTACAGCTTACGCTTCGTTTTCTGACAGAAACAAAGAAACGGAGATCATGGGAGAACATCATCAGCCGTAAAATCATGGAAGATATAAATTCATTAACTGATGTTGCATTGGCTTACCCTACTGTACGTGTGTACAAAAGCGGAGAAAACAGTTCGGATAATAAATGA